The Bacteroidales bacterium genome contains a region encoding:
- a CDS encoding GHKL domain-containing protein: MTGKRFRIVLAVVTLLFVLLSLVAESVYFSDFEYRFRTRLFNKTLIEKEEILEDCLQKMRPILAVEDHHGSMPENNLFALAELNKITILEYLDNKLMYWSENDFNVPQVLIDSTYNKSLVFLQNGWFLTRSVRAGNETIVGLLRLSTEYSFENDIIKSGFEKEYRVPDNVKLSTDKDASEFHITDSSGQFLFTLVFPDQKENTYFILVPLCLWTVVFFLILLLAVEVVKLLVTRGKPYFAVICLLIFFIFLYASFLYLSLPAVFFKTELFSPYIFSLNIIVPTLGHLVLLSILTAVYAGVCFRFLPFEGNLDLKEAKNLIFITGMFLAGVLMTVAIHIIFSRLVSTSNINFETYKVLEMNLFTLAGFSSVLLLMLAPVLLFLRIFRSIKLTNNFIILFSLIPSLILVILLFRDDPGTLIPLELFIVFLVGIIWMIEKYNVGFFNMTVLFSLIYGLYSLWFITTLSEEKTIENNKIQAVSLSSENDPEAEHLLLTMWPAISSDSILSDLMKVPFFRKSDVDGISDFLQKNYFTGYWRNFSFRIVCCHYDQPLQIGNNGEMASNCFSFFENRIRQDGHQLTGTGFYFMDNQSGRSYYIGRLFVKAEDNFTNGLFIELYSDINVFQPGYSSILLDKKYHGYSALKDYSFAKYLNGEVVLSTGEFPFDKTDNKYIDKVTDYRIFRYDGYKHVLYKNGNATVIISRPYLTTGDNIISFAYLFAFILLFSNIVILVIRRPVVRSMNLFNLRQKLQLSYIGILLFSFILIGVVVAYLTINQYQTKHHENIKEKLNSIYLELDGKLAMEKYLSNTWSSGSYTSLDELLIKLSNVFNTDINLYDLTGNLISTSRPEIFYRDLTSSRINNMALINLQDFSRTEYFQTEKIGNLEYLSAYVPFLNAENKVLAYLNLPYFRMQSVLAKEISNLIVAVINFTLLLIVITMSIAVFISGRLTAPLSMLSEGLASVEVGKKSEQLKYKGNDEIGELVKQYNRMVDEIEESTYKLANSEREYAWREMAKQIAHEIKNPLTPMKLNVQQLLKSWNDKVPDFGEKLEKFTRNQIEYIDNLSSIASAFSAFAKMPGTNPVEVNLIDQLKITLELFKDTDNTTFEVVWPRENKIIIYADKEHLNGVFSNLIKNGIQSVPQQREGKIKVSMEVRSDKAIVAISDNGTGISEELQKKLFTPNFTTKSSGMGLGLSIVKKYVESANGRIWFESEAEIGTTFYVELPLKYTVEKLA, encoded by the coding sequence ATGACCGGGAAGAGATTCAGGATAGTTCTTGCAGTTGTGACTCTATTATTTGTTTTATTATCACTTGTTGCCGAATCGGTTTATTTCAGCGATTTTGAATACCGGTTCAGAACACGGTTGTTTAATAAGACCCTTATTGAGAAGGAGGAGATTCTTGAAGATTGTCTTCAAAAAATGAGACCCATTCTTGCTGTTGAGGATCACCATGGATCGATGCCGGAAAATAATCTTTTTGCTTTAGCAGAACTAAACAAGATAACTATACTTGAATATCTTGACAATAAGTTGATGTACTGGTCGGAAAATGATTTTAATGTTCCTCAGGTGCTTATTGATTCCACATATAATAAGTCACTTGTTTTTTTGCAGAATGGCTGGTTTCTGACCCGTTCTGTAAGAGCCGGAAACGAGACGATAGTTGGACTTCTGAGACTCAGCACCGAATACAGTTTTGAAAATGATATTATTAAAAGCGGTTTTGAGAAAGAGTACAGGGTACCGGACAATGTTAAATTAAGTACTGACAAAGATGCCTCTGAATTTCACATTACCGACAGCTCAGGTCAGTTTCTGTTCACACTTGTTTTTCCGGATCAAAAGGAAAATACATATTTCATTCTGGTTCCACTTTGTTTGTGGACTGTTGTTTTCTTCCTGATCCTTCTGCTTGCAGTTGAAGTTGTGAAACTTCTGGTAACCAGAGGAAAGCCATATTTTGCAGTAATCTGCCTTCTGATTTTCTTCATTTTTCTTTATGCATCATTTCTATATTTATCCCTTCCGGCAGTATTTTTCAAAACTGAGCTGTTTTCGCCATACATATTTTCTTTAAACATAATTGTTCCGACACTCGGCCATCTAGTTTTACTAAGTATTCTTACTGCAGTTTATGCCGGAGTCTGTTTCAGGTTTCTTCCGTTTGAAGGGAATCTTGATCTAAAGGAGGCTAAAAACTTAATTTTCATAACCGGAATGTTTTTAGCCGGGGTACTGATGACAGTAGCGATACATATTATATTCAGCAGACTTGTATCAACTTCAAACATTAACTTCGAAACATATAAGGTGCTGGAAATGAACTTGTTTACTCTGGCGGGTTTTTCCTCTGTTTTATTATTGATGCTTGCCCCGGTACTTTTATTTCTGAGGATATTCAGGAGTATTAAATTAACAAATAATTTCATCATCCTTTTTTCATTAATACCATCACTGATTCTAGTTATTTTATTGTTCAGAGACGATCCGGGTACTCTGATCCCGCTGGAATTGTTCATTGTATTTCTCGTTGGAATAATTTGGATGATAGAGAAATATAATGTTGGGTTCTTTAACATGACAGTTTTGTTTTCACTTATTTATGGTTTATACAGCCTCTGGTTTATAACCACCTTGTCGGAAGAGAAAACCATAGAAAACAATAAGATCCAGGCAGTATCTTTATCCTCAGAGAATGATCCTGAGGCTGAGCACCTGTTGCTCACTATGTGGCCTGCAATATCATCTGACAGTATTCTTTCGGATCTGATGAAAGTCCCCTTTTTCAGGAAGAGTGATGTGGACGGTATTTCTGACTTTTTACAGAAGAATTATTTCACAGGGTACTGGCGCAATTTCTCATTCAGGATCGTATGCTGCCACTATGATCAACCACTACAGATTGGTAATAATGGTGAGATGGCGAGTAACTGTTTCAGTTTTTTCGAAAACAGAATCCGTCAGGATGGGCATCAGCTGACAGGAACAGGATTCTATTTTATGGATAATCAGAGTGGAAGATCGTATTACATCGGAAGATTATTCGTAAAGGCAGAGGATAACTTCACAAATGGCTTATTCATTGAGTTGTACAGTGATATAAATGTTTTCCAGCCGGGTTATTCATCAATTCTTCTTGATAAAAAGTATCATGGTTATTCTGCACTTAAGGATTATTCCTTTGCCAAGTATCTTAATGGTGAAGTTGTACTGAGCACAGGCGAGTTTCCATTTGATAAAACAGATAACAAATACATTGATAAAGTTACAGACTACAGGATTTTCAGGTATGACGGATATAAGCATGTACTTTACAAAAACGGGAACGCAACTGTAATAATATCCCGTCCATATTTGACTACAGGTGATAATATTATCTCCTTTGCATATCTGTTTGCTTTTATACTTCTATTTTCTAACATAGTCATTCTTGTTATCCGGCGTCCGGTAGTCAGGAGCATGAATCTGTTTAATTTGCGTCAGAAGCTTCAGCTTTCATACATAGGCATACTGTTATTCTCATTTATCCTGATCGGAGTTGTGGTTGCTTATCTGACAATAAATCAGTATCAGACGAAACATCATGAAAATATTAAGGAAAAGCTTAATTCCATTTATCTTGAGCTTGACGGGAAGCTTGCAATGGAGAAATATCTGTCGAACACATGGAGCAGCGGAAGTTACACATCGCTTGATGAATTGCTTATTAAACTTTCGAATGTTTTTAATACTGATATAAACCTGTATGATCTTACAGGAAACCTTATTTCAACCTCACGGCCCGAGATTTTTTACCGCGATCTGACAAGCAGCCGGATTAACAATATGGCGTTAATTAATCTGCAGGATTTTTCACGGACCGAATATTTTCAGACGGAGAAAATTGGTAATCTTGAATACCTCTCTGCCTATGTACCTTTTCTGAATGCTGAGAACAAAGTACTGGCTTATCTTAATCTGCCTTATTTCAGAATGCAGAGTGTACTTGCTAAAGAGATATCAAATCTGATAGTTGCTGTTATTAATTTCACACTACTTCTGATAGTAATAACAATGAGTATAGCTGTTTTTATTAGCGGAAGACTCACAGCACCTCTTTCAATGTTAAGCGAAGGACTCGCTTCTGTTGAAGTAGGTAAGAAAAGTGAGCAACTCAAATACAAGGGAAATGATGAGATCGGAGAGTTGGTGAAGCAATATAACAGGATGGTTGATGAGATTGAAGAAAGCACCTATAAGCTTGCCAATTCTGAAAGAGAGTACGCATGGCGTGAGATGGCAAAACAGATTGCCCACGAGATAAAGAATCCGCTCACCCCAATGAAGCTTAATGTACAGCAGCTTCTTAAATCGTGGAATGACAAGGTGCCTGATTTTGGTGAGAAACTGGAGAAGTTTACAAGGAATCAGATTGAATATATTGATAATCTGTCATCAATCGCTTCAGCATTTTCAGCATTTGCCAAAATGCCCGGTACCAATCCGGTTGAGGTAAATCTGATAGACCAGCTAAAAATTACGCTTGAACTATTCAAGGATACCGATAATACAACTTTTGAAGTTGTTTGGCCGCGCGAGAATAAAATCATAATTTATGCTGATAAAGAGCATCTAAACGGAGTCTTTTCAAACCTGATTAAAAATGGAATCCAATCTGTTCCGCAGCAGAGGGAAGGAAAGATAAAAGTTAGCATGGAGGTAAGAAGCGATAAAGCTATTGTAGCAATAAGCGATAATGGGACAGGCATATCGGAAGAACTTCAGAAAAAACTTTTCACCCCTAATTTTACCACTAAAAGTTCCGGAATGGGGTTAGGGTTGTCAATTGTAAAAAAATATGTCGAGAGTGCAAATGGCAGAATCTGGTTTGAGTCGGAAGCTGAAATAGGCACTACCTTTTACGTTGAATTACCTCTTAAGTATACAGTTGAAAAGCTGGCTTGA
- the rlmH gene encoding 23S rRNA (pseudouridine(1915)-N(3))-methyltransferase RlmH has protein sequence MKITLLQTGKTTDRNVSELADLYIGRIKKYSGFEVITIPDLKNTKNIPIKDQKGKEGQRILQSVSADDYVILLDERGKEFRTLEFSGMMEKVFMLPKKRIVYVIGGPWGFSDEVYNRADLKMSLSKMTFPHQLVRLLFLEQLYRAFTIIKGEPYHHE, from the coding sequence ATGAAAATAACTTTACTTCAGACTGGAAAGACAACAGACAGAAATGTATCGGAACTGGCAGATCTGTATATTGGACGTATTAAGAAATACTCCGGTTTTGAAGTTATTACTATTCCTGATCTTAAGAATACAAAGAATATTCCGATTAAGGATCAGAAGGGAAAGGAAGGTCAACGAATACTTCAGTCAGTTTCTGCCGATGACTATGTTATCCTTCTCGATGAAAGAGGAAAGGAATTCAGAACTCTCGAATTTTCAGGTATGATGGAAAAGGTTTTTATGTTACCAAAGAAGAGGATTGTATATGTTATAGGTGGTCCCTGGGGGTTTTCAGATGAGGTATACAACCGGGCTGATTTAAAAATGTCGCTTTCAAAAATGACTTTCCCTCATCAACTGGTACGATTATTGTTTCTTGAACAGCTATACAGGGCATTTACAATTATTAAAGGTGAACCATACCACCATGAGTAA
- a CDS encoding DUF4783 domain-containing protein, whose translation MRLLYAIPVVLISLISLNLTAQDQVKIPAGISIAIKAGNASELSRYMNSTIELLLLDKEDFYKKNVAETILNDFFNGYHTKDFNIMHQGAKNDAQYAIGNLKTERGDFRVYILLKKVNQELLIHVIRIEPDDGK comes from the coding sequence ATGAGATTATTATATGCAATACCTGTTGTCCTAATTTCTTTGATCAGCCTAAACCTAACGGCTCAGGATCAGGTCAAGATCCCTGCAGGTATTTCAATTGCTATAAAGGCCGGAAATGCATCTGAACTGTCAAGGTATATGAATTCCACAATAGAACTTCTGCTGCTTGACAAGGAGGATTTTTACAAGAAAAATGTTGCGGAAACGATTCTGAATGACTTCTTTAACGGATATCATACAAAGGATTTTAACATAATGCACCAGGGGGCAAAAAATGATGCACAATACGCTATTGGAAATTTAAAAACAGAGAGGGGCGACTTCAGGGTGTATATTCTTCTGAAGAAAGTTAACCAGGAACTCCTGATTCATGTAATACGTATTGAGCCTGACGATGGAAAATAG
- the nadC gene encoding carboxylating nicotinate-nucleotide diphosphorylase, which translates to MENRILREFILRSLSEDIGDGDHTSLASIPPEATGKAKLLIKEKGILAGIRIARELFHVIDKNLHAEILLDDGAKVQPGDIAFYITGPTQSILKSERLVLNIMQRMSGIATSTSEYVSRLSGLKTKVLDTRKTTPGFRFIEKEAVKIGGGMNHRMGLYDMIMLKDNHIDYAGGIEKAITKTLEYLNSNNLNLKVEIEARNLGDIRKILEVGGVNRIMLDNFSVEDTRKAVELISGRYETESSGGITLDTIRSYAECGVDFVSVGALTHHIRSLDMSLKAI; encoded by the coding sequence ATGGAAAATAGAATTCTCAGAGAATTCATACTAAGGAGTCTTTCCGAAGATATCGGTGATGGAGATCACACATCCCTCGCCTCCATTCCGCCTGAGGCAACAGGTAAAGCAAAACTACTTATAAAAGAGAAGGGTATTCTGGCCGGGATCAGAATAGCGAGGGAACTATTTCATGTAATTGATAAAAATTTACATGCCGAAATACTCCTTGATGATGGAGCTAAAGTCCAACCTGGAGATATTGCATTCTATATTACCGGCCCGACACAATCAATCCTGAAGTCTGAAAGACTGGTCCTCAATATTATGCAGCGAATGAGCGGTATTGCAACCAGTACAAGTGAGTATGTATCCCGCCTTTCAGGACTTAAAACAAAAGTTCTTGACACGCGGAAAACAACTCCGGGATTCAGGTTCATCGAAAAAGAAGCGGTTAAAATCGGCGGCGGAATGAATCACCGGATGGGATTATATGATATGATAATGCTGAAAGACAATCACATCGATTACGCAGGTGGAATTGAAAAAGCAATTACCAAAACCCTGGAATATCTGAATAGCAACAATCTTAACCTGAAAGTGGAAATAGAAGCCCGAAACCTTGGAGATATCAGAAAAATCCTTGAAGTGGGAGGCGTTAACCGTATTATGCTCGATAACTTTTCAGTTGAAGATACTCGCAAAGCTGTTGAACTGATCTCTGGAAGATACGAAACAGAATCATCAGGCGGTATTACACTCGATACGATAAGATCATATGCCGAATGCGGAGTTGATTTTGTCTCTGTCGGAGCACTTACGCATCATATCAGGAGTCTTGATATGAGCCTAAAAGCAATCTGA
- a CDS encoding YihY/virulence factor BrkB family protein, which produces MILSDIAPLIKKEKIKQLVLPGFDGVPISHVITFVIKGLRKGVLVTRASSIAFNLLLALLPASIFLFTLIPFIPIPNFQSEVIRLFENILPSNAFHFLEATIVDIVTNKSGGLLLFMFFATVVFSTNGIHAVINAFVVSAHSFKSRSWVNQRKISVILLLIVVLMISTAGFLVIFGKIAVNRLVEIHLIERNLVIYLLVFLKWILIIVLLFLAISFLYYLAPARKTGFRFLSPGSTLATVLFILTSLGFSAFVNNFGQYNKLYGSIGTLMVVLVWLYLNSIAILIGFELNVSIIAARAEGEINNHTISCNEETV; this is translated from the coding sequence ATGATACTCAGCGACATAGCACCTCTGATTAAGAAGGAAAAGATTAAGCAGCTTGTTCTTCCGGGATTTGATGGTGTCCCTATCAGTCATGTTATAACCTTTGTTATCAAAGGCCTACGGAAAGGTGTTCTGGTAACCAGGGCATCTTCAATTGCCTTCAATCTGCTTCTTGCCCTGCTGCCGGCTTCTATCTTCCTTTTCACGCTTATCCCGTTTATTCCAATACCTAATTTTCAATCGGAGGTGATCCGGTTGTTTGAAAATATCCTGCCATCAAATGCATTTCATTTTCTGGAAGCCACTATAGTTGATATAGTTACAAATAAGAGCGGTGGATTGCTGCTGTTTATGTTTTTTGCCACAGTTGTCTTTTCAACAAACGGGATTCACGCTGTTATTAATGCCTTTGTCGTTTCAGCTCACTCATTCAAGTCAAGATCGTGGGTAAACCAACGAAAGATATCCGTGATACTTCTTTTAATAGTTGTTCTGATGATATCAACTGCCGGTTTCCTTGTGATATTCGGCAAGATTGCTGTCAACAGGCTTGTTGAGATTCATTTAATTGAAAGGAATCTTGTGATCTATCTTCTTGTTTTTCTGAAATGGATCCTTATAATTGTTCTTCTTTTTCTGGCAATATCCTTCCTCTATTATCTTGCACCGGCCAGAAAGACAGGCTTCAGATTTCTATCACCTGGATCAACTCTAGCGACAGTACTGTTCATACTTACATCGCTCGGATTTTCAGCCTTTGTAAATAACTTTGGACAGTATAATAAGCTATATGGATCTATCGGAACCCTGATGGTTGTTCTTGTATGGCTCTATCTGAACTCAATAGCAATACTTATAGGCTTTGAACTGAACGTCAGTATAATAGCAGCAAGGGCTGAAGGTGAGATAAACAATCATACAATCAGCTGCAATGAAGAAACTGTCTGA
- a CDS encoding glutamine synthetase — translation MNKNNDIQMNQNELVQYLKKSANDFTRDDIIRFIEAKGISMLNFRYVGDDGRLKSLNFVPFSRDHLESILTAGERVDGSSLFSFVESGSSDLYVIPRYRTAFVNPFTEIPTLEILCSFYNNDGKPLESAPEYILRKAYTRFKENTGFLFKAFGELEYYIKSPHDDLYPLTDQKGYHQARPFAKFEQLMIEAMELCAKAGCRIKYGHSEVGSFSKDGYDYEQHEIEFLPVEIDEAVDQLLIAKWILRILGSDYGVEVSFAPKITVGNAGSGMHIHMMLEKDGSNMMVENGKLSNVAKKMIAGILDLSGSLTAFGNTIPTSYLRLVPHQEAPTNICWGDRNRSVLIRVPLGWNGAMNMIKDANPADKTDFPDMPSKQTVEIRSPDGSADIHKLFAGLVVAAEHGLNMKNGIEKAQELYVNYNIFNAEKDGKKNYLKSLPASCWESAETLISQREYFERDGVFPSGVIDNVVTRLKSFEDRGLSEKLYNKHDEISKLVRQFLHCS, via the coding sequence ATGAATAAAAATAACGACATCCAGATGAATCAGAATGAGCTGGTTCAATATCTGAAAAAATCAGCAAATGATTTTACCCGTGATGATATAATCAGGTTCATTGAAGCTAAAGGTATCTCGATGCTTAACTTCAGGTACGTAGGTGATGACGGAAGACTGAAGTCGTTAAATTTTGTGCCATTCAGCAGAGATCACCTTGAGTCGATCCTTACTGCCGGTGAGCGTGTTGACGGATCGAGCCTTTTTTCATTTGTTGAATCGGGTTCAAGCGATCTTTATGTAATACCAAGATACCGTACTGCTTTTGTTAATCCTTTCACAGAGATCCCTACTCTTGAGATCCTTTGTTCTTTCTATAATAATGATGGAAAACCACTTGAGAGTGCCCCCGAATATATTCTCAGAAAAGCATACACAAGATTTAAAGAGAACACGGGCTTTTTGTTTAAGGCATTCGGCGAACTTGAATACTATATCAAGTCGCCACATGATGATCTTTATCCGCTTACAGATCAGAAGGGGTACCACCAGGCACGGCCATTTGCTAAATTTGAGCAGCTAATGATCGAGGCTATGGAGCTTTGTGCAAAAGCTGGTTGCAGAATCAAATATGGTCATTCTGAAGTAGGTAGCTTTTCAAAGGACGGATATGATTATGAACAGCATGAGATTGAATTCCTCCCCGTTGAGATAGATGAAGCTGTTGATCAGCTACTTATAGCCAAGTGGATCCTTCGCATTCTGGGTTCTGACTACGGAGTCGAAGTCAGTTTTGCTCCTAAGATTACTGTGGGAAATGCCGGTTCAGGAATGCATATTCATATGATGCTTGAAAAAGATGGCAGCAATATGATGGTTGAAAATGGCAAGCTGAGCAATGTTGCAAAAAAGATGATAGCTGGAATTTTAGACCTTTCAGGATCACTTACTGCATTTGGGAATACGATCCCAACATCATATCTGAGGCTGGTCCCTCACCAGGAAGCACCAACAAACATCTGCTGGGGCGACAGGAACAGATCAGTTCTGATCCGTGTGCCGTTGGGATGGAACGGGGCAATGAATATGATAAAGGATGCAAATCCTGCCGACAAAACCGATTTTCCCGACATGCCTTCAAAACAGACTGTCGAAATCAGATCGCCTGACGGGTCGGCAGATATTCACAAGCTATTTGCCGGACTTGTAGTTGCGGCAGAGCATGGGCTGAACATGAAAAACGGTATTGAGAAAGCTCAGGAACTATATGTAAACTATAATATCTTCAATGCAGAAAAGGACGGTAAAAAGAACTACCTGAAGTCATTACCTGCATCATGCTGGGAATCGGCTGAAACACTAATATCTCAGAGAGAATACTTTGAAAGAGACGGAGTTTTCCCTTCAGGAGTAATAGATAATGTTGTAACCCGACTTAAGTCGTTCGAGGATAGAGGTCTGAGTGAAAAGCTGTATAACAAGCATGATGAGATAAGTAAGCTTGTCAGACAGTTTCTTCATTGCAGCTGA